The genomic stretch GAAATTGCTAAAGCCAATGTATCTAATGCAAACATGCACATTTTGAAAGCAAATGGGAAGACGAAGGTGTCAGGATCCTTGGGATCGATGTCTTTGCTAGACTTAACACCGCATGGAAGGTTTTATAGAGAGAGGTTCCTTTCATCTGGACGGAAAGCTCTGAATTTTCAGTATTCCAGCTATGTTGATTCTGAAAAACGACCTTATGATGCCCAATTAAAACTAGAGATGTCTGCTGTCCATTATGTACACACACAAAGATTCGTGGCAGAACTTCAAGCGTTCATTGGCCATTTTTCTCAACTTTGGACCATTATGGCTAATCTGAGAGCTGGCGTTGGCGCTATAATCGATACTAACAAGAGAAGCATAAGATTATCTTTAGAATTAGAAGCAGGTGCACCAGTAATTCTATTGCCAGTTAGTTCTAGGTCAGATGAGATGTTATTGCTGGATTTGGGAGAGCTCACCGCACATAATCGATTCGAAACTTCAGAAGTGATAGATAAATGCATGCTGGACATAATGTTCCTTGAACTTGTTAATATGGACGTCTATGCAGCCAAACGAATTAAGTGTGATGATGATCAGGATGGCAATATGGATAATCTGCTTGTTGGTGGTTTTTATATCAAGAAACTTGGATCATCCTTGCTCACTGAAATGTGCCATTTGAAATTACGTATCGAAAGAAACTTGGACACTTATATTAGTAGAGAAATCCCAGATTTGAGCATTCATGGAACACTATCCACAATGGATTGTGCTTTGGATCCTGCTCAGTATATGTTGATTCGAGGTTTACTTTCTTACAATATTGGCGAAAATTTGGATGACTTGCGACAATTCATGCAAGATCTGAACGAAACTGTTGAGTATTCCATAGTTAGCATGGACAACAAGGGGAAAATCTGGAAAAAATCGTGCATAACGTTAGAATTGGTAAATGTTACTGTTAAGCTGCATCCAAATCATAATATTGCAGCATTAGCTtgtattaatttcataaaatccaGATTGACATTGGATTCATTGAGCGATGGATCACAGGATATTGATTTAGTATCTCAGGAAATACTAATTATGGACATGAGGTTTCAGGATGAGCCTGCTAACAAACAATCTAATGTTTTCACAAGTATTTTACAGCCTCTGAGAAATTCAAATAATGAAAATCGTGTTCAGGCTGAGGTGCATCACAGAAGGCGTAAAGCAAACGCGGCCACGACTATTTTGGTCCACAGCATGCGTCTAACTGCTATACTAGACTGGTGGGAGGCTGTAAGAGATTTCCTGATTTTGAATTCTGTAGAACCAGGACCCATTCTTGGAACTGCTCAAATAATCACCGAAAACAGCCAAGAAAACGACAGTAATGCTTTGTCTGCAATACCATTCGAATTAAAGATTAATATCACTGATTCAGAATTAGTTATTGTAGAGGATACGTCGATTCGCGATACGAACGCCGTTATTCTGAAAAACACAGCTGTTCTTTCTTATAGATCTGCCCCTCAAGAAGGTGAAAAGCCTCTTTCTTGTAATCTGTCCCATTGCGAACTCTTTTCCTGTGTCTTAGGGCTAGAAGAAGAGACTGCATTATCTATAATAGATCCAGTTGGAGCCAGTTTggatttgtcagtagacaaatGTCTTGAAATACAATTGCAACCTCTGTGCGTAAGATTAAGTTACCATGATGTGACTATGTTCTCTAGAATGCTCAGTTCTCTACCAAAACAGACTCTAGTAGCTAAACAACGCTCCAGTGAAGCATTGACACCCACTGAGAGGCAAGTACAAAAATTGACAGCCCTGGGGTTTACAGATGCTGATTGTAGAGCTGCTTTGGATCTCTGTAATGGGCAATTGGATGAAGCAGCTTTGTGGTTAACGCAACATGCAGTACCTAATTCAGACATCAGTACAAACAACGAATCCGTTTTTCACActtttgaaattcaaatatcGTGTGCAAGAATATGCATTATAGATGATTGTAGAGATGCTGACGTACCATTACTGGAAATTTCCTTACAAGATCTTAATTTGAGACAAGAACGCATGGGACCTGGTATAGTATCTACTACTTTCAGCATTGATTATTATAATAGAGTTCTCAGTGGCTGGGAGCCCTTCATTGAACCATGGTGTGCTACCGTTCAATGGGAGCAGATGTTAACTAATTCTTTCAATGCAAAGAGGCTGCAGATGTCTGTTAACTCTCAAGATTCTGTTGATGTTAACATAACTTCAACGCTAATAGAGTTGATAGAGTTAGTTAAGAACAATTGGATGCAGGATTTCTACTCTACTTCCAGTAAGGAAGTTAATGTGACTAAGGCAAGCAATGGGCAAGGATATCGACGTCGAATGCCTTTCATTCCTTTTGCATTAAGGAATGAAACTGGTTGTAAATTGTGGTTCAAAACGATTATTGCTACTGCGGACGATACCAAGAATGTGGGACAGAATTTTAAGGCCCAAAATGACTTTCAGAAGGATGATACGTGGCTTGAAGTTCTTCCAGGTGACACTGTTCCATTTACTTTTGAAGGAAGAGGTAAATTGAGACATCATGCCACGCATACTGTCAGGAGACATCAGATTACAGTGTTGGTAGATGGGTGGAGACCTGTAGATCCTGTCACTGTCGATCGTGTTGGGATATATTTTCGTCATGCTAGTGCAAATATTACCGATATACAGATAGATACAACACTAGTATGTaaagttcatttttatttcattgcttaagattatttattttgacTGCAGCCCATTTATACCTTCCTATATCTAAATGATTACTTTTAGTTTCAGATATTAACGCCGAAAGCTAGAATAGTATTCGCTGTCGAATTAGAAGGATCAGCTAGAAAATTAGTAACTGTTAGATCAGCTTTACAAATATCCAATAAATTAAAACACACAGTGGAAATCAAGATGGAAAAAACTTTGAATCAATATGGATGTAAGTTGCTTATATGAAATGAAGTTAATTATTGAATTCCAATTTTCATATCCTTTTCTTTTAGATCAGCTTTTAACTTCATCTACTAGTGACAGAATTCTTCAAGTACCTGCCCAATCCACGATATCGGTTCCCCTAACGCACACCGGTGTACAAATGTGCTTAAAACCTATCAACTTGAACAATTTGTTTCAATACTGTACAGAAACAATAGATTGGACCATAGTTAAGAAACCATTAGAAGTTATAGAAAATCGTATCGCTTGTAGGGCTAATCACAACAATATATTTAGGTACGTCCCGAATTATACACGGAAATGAATGATTTAATATACGTTTTTAAATCAATCTGTTTTGTAGAATGAGCATAGCAGTGATGAGGGATAATTATCCATTGGATATGAGTCAAATGCTACCAGCACACACTATAACAGTGATGGCTCCTCTCACATTAACCAATCTATTGCCTCACGAATTGTTATATGAGATTAGTACAGAAAATGGTAGAATTCTACCCGGTGACAGTGCGGATTTACATACTGTAAATGTTGAAGAGCAGCTAGAAATTACAGTGCAGTTAGATGGATACTCTGGATCAGGCACGGTAAATAAAccttctttattaattttttaatgtctTATTGATATTTAAGATCTACTTCATATAGATGTTGTTGCCACCAAATACCAACTCTTTCACTGCTCGTCTGCGGCTGACAGATTCTTGTGGAAGAATATTATATCTCCACGCAGCTGTTAACATAGAGAAAGGCTCTGCTATACATATTAACATTACTGCACCATATTGGATTATAAATAAAACTGGTCTACCACTGGTGTTCAGACAAGAAGGAGTTGGGATAGAGGCAGCCGGACAATttgaagaaaacgaaaaagcCAGGATGGTAGCtcctttgttattttcttttagtGATGAAGAAGCTAGCAGGACTATGTCAGTGAGAGTCGGTACTTCAGTGCATCCCCAGGGAATTCCACAGTGGTCTCAACATTTTCATTTGCAACCCGGAATACAAGTccgtaaatattaaataaatatcattaaatataagaaatattcaaattgatTTTTATATCTTCAGGTACATCGTCTTAGAATATCTCTTCGTGATGGCAGGCCTGACATAGTATATTTAATTAGTGTCGCTACTAGGATAGCTAGAGGGAAATACAGAGCTACAACTGTGGTCACATTATCTCCTAGATATCAGCTGCACAATAAATCAAGTTCTACTCTAGAACTAGCCCAGAAATGTTTCACCACAACGATTGTAagtaataacaagaaatttaTTGTGATATACAATAGTTTTCCATCGTTTCCCACTTTCAGAGTCATCCAGATGCTCAATCCACATATATTAAAATCATGTCCAATTGCCATATGGCATTTCATTGGCCACGTCTTGACAAAGATTTACTCTTATGTGTTCGTAATGTGGATGTTAAAAATTGCATGTGGTCAGGTGGTATCAGACTGGATGACAATTACTCATTGACAATTAATATCAGAGATTCAACAGGAAAGATGTATTTTCTTCGAGCAGACGTGGTGTTGCAAGAGAGTACATACTTTATAGTGTTTACTGATGCAGATACTATGCCACCACCTATAAGAGTGGACAATTTTTCAGAGGTGCCGTTGGTAGTGAATCAGGTGATTAACCAAGACATTCTGTACCAAATACGCTTCAAGCACCGTTATCATAAGTTATACCACTTGActgaattaattagaaattattttcaagaatatttttGTAGGTTACCGTGCACGACAACTTGCAATGGACAGTCAGACCGCACTCCTCTGTCCCATATGCATTGGATGAATCCATAGAGGCTGCTGCTTTAGTTCTCACTGCACCTGGAGGTGTGACAGCTACATACGATTTGAATGTACTTGGAGAGGGCAGGGTTCTAACTTATGAGAACTTCATTTACATTGCCTTCACGGGTAATTCACCTTTTTCTGTAGGATACTAAATCATTCTTCTTTTATGGATCTCATTATTTCTTGAAAACAGGTACTTTTAAAAATGATTGCGATCTCGGGACTGGAGAGAGTGGTCTAGACCCCCTAGATATTGAAACACAAAGACTAGTTTTAGAAGCTGGTCCTGGTGGATGGGTTGCTTTGCGGAGAAAGCAATACGGTGCTAGATCTCAGTTATGGAGAATGACTGGAGATGGTCAATTGCAACACGAAGGTACCCTAAAAGAAatgtttttgttaattttataccttaaaatgattttttttacGAATAGGATCTAGTCCACCCAGAGATAAACATTCAAGGGCTCCAGAAACAGTGTTAGTGTTGGATATAGCAGGCACTGCACCTCAACCATTCACCTATTGTGCTCTTGCTTTAAGGAAACCTGATCCCCGAAGGAGATCTACGCAAACTTGGCGATTCACCGATGATGGACGATTATGTTGTGCACATAAGAATATGTGTGTACAGTCGAAAGATGGATTCATGGGATTACACGAAGGTTTGAAATATTATGgttattgaattattatattattccttgTATTATTCCTTAGTCAGGGGTgtttttatcaattgttttatcaTTCTTATGTAAACGTTTTATATTCAGAATAGAACGTACAGTTAGAATTGTAAAAACTTTGGAAAAATTGTAGAATTGTAAAACAGTAAAAGTATTTTGCTTTTGTAATccattttatacataaattttgttCTATTCATTACCATATGTTCTTCCATTTTATTTGCCATAGCTTTCACTTGCTTATTGAATCGGTATTATTATGCCACGTAAATTGAGATATCATTTGATTAAAAGGATGTTTCATCCATTATGTTTACCACTAAAACTAAAGTGGAATATTACTAAGTACCTCGGTTTAAGTGAAGTGGCTGTAAATGTATAGTTACAAATCAACGTTTGTTTTTCTTACATTCAATTAATTTGGAATTTCCAGCTGTTTTCCCCGTTTATTCTCTGAATTATGTTATTTTCGTGAATCTTAAACTCATAATGATAATGTTGCAGGCGGCAGTGTCGCCCGTTGGCAAATGTGTACGTATAGATTCGGAGCATACATTAAAGTCAGAATTATAACTATCTTAAGCGTTCAAACTGTCGcttgtttttttatttcattaacgcTAAGTTCATCAATAACAAAAtgcatgaaataatattttaacttcAAATTCTTTATACAGCTACTCGATCCGCGCAGAAATGTTCAATACATGCagtttctatttgtttttttaGGGAGTGAAGCAGTATTAGGCCCTCAAATGCACACCAATCCTCCCCCAATTGAACAGTGTGTTGGTCGACAGAAGCTAAGGCCAGGATCTGGCTTTTTATCTGTTACGGTAACTACTGATGGCCCAACAAGAGTGCTCCAAGTGTTAGATATCAAAGAAAGGGTATGAATACTGGGAGTATCTTAATGATACCAATACTCACTTTCTCACTTTCTTTTGCAGAAGAAAACGTTCGCTTTATTGGAAGAACGTGATTGGTCGCATATTGCAATCAGCCACCGACCAACACAGATAAATAGTGATGCAGAGAAAGTCAATTCCAAAGAATTGGAATTGAAAGTCAATTTAACAGCTGGCTTAGGACTATCAATTGTTTCTCGAAGACCAGTTGAGGAGCTATTGTTTGTTCGTTTAGCTGGTATCTCTTTGGAACTGGTTCAAACTCCTATCAATACTACTCTAGACTTGAGCATGGAAGATATACAGATTGATAATCAGTTGTTTGAAGCACAATGTACTTCTGTTCTTTATGTAACACGATCCACCCGAGTTGAGAGTGAGCACAGGCCAGCTATACACATAGTTGCGGAGAAACTGAAGTCAAGGAATCAGAATGCAGAAATATACAAGCACGTGGTAGTGAGCATCAAGCCACTTTGCATACATTTGGAAGAGAAATTGATATTGAAGTTGGTTGCTTTTGTCGGGGCGGGAAGATCGGAATTAGAGGTACCTATGGACGAAAACGATTTCAAAGCTCAGAGGTTCATTTCCGAAGTATCTGCTGCACATGCTAAACGATACTATTTTGGAGCTTTAAAGATCGTTCCCAGTCAGGTTGGTTTTATTAATCGAAATTTCTAATGAAgcgaaaaatatttcacataataTGTTTTTTCAGATAAAATTAAGTGTACTCACTACAACAAAACTGCCACGTCAGCTTCAGATTATAAAAAGACAGTTAGGTTTAACATTAATCAAGTTTGAAGATGCCACTATTGAATTGGAGCCATTTATTAAGAAGCATCCTTTTGAGAGTACTCAATTCTTAGTACATTCCATTATAAAACATTACAAAGATGTAcgattataaatattctttatttgttaatttactttcatttccctattacaataaattttatttcaggaATTAAAATGGCAAGCTGCAGTAATATTAGGATCCGTGGACTTTTTAGGCAACCCTCTAGGCTTTGTAAACGACGTCACAGAAGGAGTTTCTGGTTTAATCTACGAAGGAAGCGTGAAAACTTTAGTGAAAAATGTTACACACGGTATATCAAACTCCGCTGCCAAAGTAACAGAATCTCTTTCCGATGGACTAGGAAGAGTCATAATGGATGAAAGACACGAGGAAGCTAGACAGAGAATTCGAGCTAATACAGCAGGCAGTAGTGACCATTTGGTAGCCGGATTAAAGGGTTTCGGTTTTGGACTACTTGGAGGAGTAACTAGCATCTTCAAACAAACCTATGATGGAGCAACAAACGAAGGATTTCCCGTACgtttttttaaaattcattacaATTGATTGCaacaattaattaaatgttaacAAATGATTTCAGGGCTTTTTCGCTGGGTTTGGTAAAGGAGTTGTTGGAACCATCACGAAACCTGTTGTAGGAGTTCTAGATCTTGCCACAGAAACTGCCACTGCTGTAAGAGAAACCAGTAGAAGGCAAGTGtactttaaattatatttaataattattaataatacttaTAATTTCGTATGATATATTTAGTGCTCATCGTACAATACCAAAACGTGATAGACCTCCTCGAGTGGCTAGCGGTTCCGCTGGTCTGTTACCACCTTACAATCGTCAACAAGCAGAAGGCCAAGAATTTCTGTACATAATAAATGAACATAATTATTCAGAATTATTTGTGGCGTACGAGTGTTTACGTAGTGGAACGGAGAATCTAAGAGTTCTCGTTTCTAACGAAAGAGTCCGTGTGATTTCCGGTGGCACCAAAGGGGTTGTAACCGAAGTCAGCCTAGCAGATTTATTATATTGCCAACCGATGCATAAACTAGAAAGCAACGGTGtcactttatattatattgaattGATATCTAGATCTGATTCGACGATAGCCGTTAATATAGACGGTCCAGAACTCCTAAGGAGACCTAAAGTTCGATGTGATAACGAGGAAGTGGCTAAAAGGGttagtataataaatttcatgattagtattaatacatttatattatttcaaatttgttacaGGTATCGCAGCAAATTAATTACGCTAAAGGAATGCACGAGGAACGTAGCTTGACTCTTTCCTCGTCGGATAATATGTTAGACGATGTACAGTACTATAAATAGTTGCGAACGGCCATATTCGAATATTTCTTACTTTGTGTTCGAACATAAGTTTGGAATCACACGTTTACAAGAATGTAGAGGTTTTCATaggaaaattaacaatttttaatcaaTTCAAAAACTGTTTCTCAACTCGAAAAGTATTAATTCCGAAATGGTAAAAAATTAGCtaataattgaatattaataaaatagacaaGTGATCCAAACTTCTTGTTAGTGATCTATATTTCGTACGCTAGTCAATTCCCGGTTTTCTTGTGTAtttcttgtttcgtttcttcttctttttcttcttgtctCGTTCTCTTTTTCCAATAGTGCACATAATGATGTCTTATTACGCTTAAAACTAATTTGATTGTAAGACTGACGCAAAGTACCATTTTTGCAATGCAGCATTCACAAGATTCAAATGTAAGATCAATTCAGACAATATTCTTTGAAGGAAGACATTTGATTATCGCACAGACAGTACATATACACatttacacatacatacacattttATATACTAACGTACAAGTAGGAGATCAGCAGGAAGTCTTAAGAAAAATGCaagattttttttatagaatgtgtaagtatatatacataaatatatattggattggcaactaagtgattgcgggttttgtcattaggtggtattaacaaaatccgcaatcgcttagttgccaacccaaatatatatatatataatatgcgtGTAAGATATAATTAAGGTATCTATTTGGGGCAAATCTACTTATTACTGAATAAAAGAAGGGAAAGCTAACGACAACCAAAGTTTTTACGATAGTATaggatatttattttctacattaATGAGTTTGATATCTTGCAGACTATTTTCTGTTTGtgactatatattttttatgtagcTTGTTGTAAAAATGTAACATGATAATATCACTAACCAAGTATTAATATTCTTCTTCTAATACTATGAGTGTAAAATATAAGGTAAAAGAGAAGGTAGTTTAAAAACAAAACTTGTACAGACATTGTAAAATTCAAAATCATCAGCTCTATACAGATTTGATTTTTATAAGGCTGATGTTTTGTACAGTtcgagtatatgtatatatataaatgtataattaaacgaataagAATTGACGTATTagcaatgtataaattaattatatacaacgATTGTCTAGATTTGTTATACCTTGGGATTTTCACGTTGTCaatgatatttaataaagaacTCCTATTTTGTTCGATAATCGCTGTTTTTTGTTGTCAGTAAACTGTgggtttttatgcaaattcatatttctgatTGTATGATTAAAAACATAGAATctagatataaaattattctaacTACCAGGTGTTATAGAAAGCACTATActtcagatattttatatattttgtcatATTATAATGCATATTATACTgcattttatagaattttacactttcaaatttcctataaatgcataaaaatctgcagtctagatatataataatttataaaaatatttgagagccttggaatatttttccactcattttttaaatatgagcAACATTATCATTctttaaaatacagaaatcaTAATAACAAATTCTTTGCTATCTCTTGATAACGTTATCAatgataaatttcataaatatggCGCCTTTCGTGAATACTTGAAATGTCAAACTGTTTCTGAGAATTTATCGGATATATACGTTTTATTAACATTACAAAAGTCGTTAGtcgaaagaaaatattgtttttgcCATATACCAAGAATTATCTAACTCTGATATCGTGAACAACGAAAAACAACGGAATTTTTTGATCAGATAGGAGAACCATAACCTATAAACGATGGATGAAACGTATTTCGATGAAGCACCCGCGGGAAATTTTGAAACAGCTACGCTAGAAATCACCAAAGAACTCGATGTCAATGAGTTGAATAGTCAAAACACTGTTCCTGTTGGTTGGT from Bombus terrestris chromosome 16, iyBomTerr1.2, whole genome shotgun sequence encodes the following:
- the LOC100649192 gene encoding vacuolar protein sorting-associated protein 13D isoform X1 — its product is MLEGLVAWMLNNYLGKYVENLNTHQLSIALLSGEVELENLPLKKEALRHIGLPVEIKAGFIGKVRLQVPVRQIRTASWVIVIEQLYLVAGPISLDEFDSETEEQAILEYKLSRLDSLEARWRTDIERDPGYYATSYSSWVNYGTSLITNIIENLQLNIKDVHIRYEDGVTLSDGTGVTLGVTIGALTAQSCDASWIPGSTSWNLTDASFKLMELDRLSIYWNHMKKDEFLGSLNLGDLAIAMSESNNIVKNHILLPVNARAHIKRDRSERPLRSTNKPRMVVDLLLDDVPLCLTDVQYDQIVKCIRELKDIERRKQQRCCRPLLSVSAAPREWWKYAARCHLGKDALKPKPSWKDILQRGNENILYVESYVKLLGTPTSILPPDIKQLKERIEQERSFDELRVLREVAMYRVKPPKLPQNSDVNVPQPRGMLEQWFPQWWGWYSKSSNTNTQSTSSTFDGELLDVLADTIDDDTLLRRDTVFGQFNFALSKGAFSLCTMKNDGKNTKAVIELQFERVNLSYDSRPRYGSHKFFISLGALYLHDYLTENSTFPILVQPQIIPTITSRVRGSSEKLTNQSPQQLFEMTYEKRPLHLNADHLLQVNSKSLDVVYNPTVIHWLIDFICKPHRSSTNQRFQAMKRRTRRQLIKNWEQILDGDLVYRSSWDLQFNISAPQILLVENFTDSNAAVVVVDFGKLHLSNNVQNNEVIIKSNSPELNSDDEDERFETPCSTPPGSQENGSIQDFPIISETALHQKLYDHYTIDLVDLQILVGKVKDNWKHIRTRGMSSLHVLERFNISLQIERRVFASSDPNLPSVTVSGNLPRLVVHVNEQKVEAIRLMYNLLSSFSKSTGISQADVISIEPESPKKEESLDKSLSHAVMVQFIIDQMTFELQSRGRSVAELQVSGVRAGFSKRSADINVSLSVHGLLLVDALQEFGPDFELLVASHKHVGMDSISGSLRDSEPTSPVSPVSPGSPDPNMPRRLTSPVALTNALSNLASKAKNPQSPRSNSLIELEKMDSEALIVVELTLVYDTLEILRVANIQFNNLDIIANQETIVELMGFFKRIFPSQRKMKPGYIERQESLSSQTMEPKVSTRTEVTFDFHRLNVLLLRAVIQDNHLVGQKIATATMCDARIQATLAVNASISGSLGGLQILDQTPTGKTHQRIVSVGRDPIADPSQHPLEHFPGLPNQPEALRFSANRCTKPCAQQQDGMETLIDLTIRIGSVWYTHAPHLLSELRSCADEFKQYLSKLARQISAAATDMAIGLVNAEDWSIPPRRRLPSLSVDLENSGSLSLKLDILLDSPVLVIPRSSHSRQVFVAHLGTMSLQHEPHQGSMAKHKLTLEVREMNLYSLEISANVGQVHSNLPLRAEEIYCCKESGKPILHDTVLKVVVEKENALAQSPSFFLDNEFFSSPIVQVHGVVMTPLKVSLSREQYEQLLDTTNRLFSMPVSVPVVQKSQAMNKEPNYSDKLDLSIKVLFELPTLGIELKQGLLEQPLVELSMRDFVAKYEKLQKNESTIQVALRSLLMEDLLCPIGSRHRYMMQSSAPTRAKLLAGVSKSCPDFAFVQQIRSEFGRGSLPDRLETDTLYGTIPAHWRRKPVSLANTPNTPPPSPGASTSEENLVLMSITITEPDCDLPTKNQFHQKLVTVDFNCLDLVINVESWMVVFDFFGFAGPSESSPKVAMHQTSSGTDQLDKADNLPLRSETEIEVRSLTLVLIQSEREIAKANVSNANMHILKANGKTKVSGSLGSMSLLDLTPHGRFYRERFLSSGRKALNFQYSSYVDSEKRPYDAQLKLEMSAVHYVHTQRFVAELQAFIGHFSQLWTIMANLRAGVGAIIDTNKRSIRLSLELEAGAPVILLPVSSRSDEMLLLDLGELTAHNRFETSEVIDKCMLDIMFLELVNMDVYAAKRIKCDDDQDGNMDNLLVGGFYIKKLGSSLLTEMCHLKLRIERNLDTYISREIPDLSIHGTLSTMDCALDPAQYMLIRGLLSYNIGENLDDLRQFMQDLNETVEYSIVSMDNKGKIWKKSCITLELVNVTVKLHPNHNIAALACINFIKSRLTLDSLSDGSQDIDLVSQEILIMDMRFQDEPANKQSNVFTSILQPLRNSNNENRVQAEVHHRRRKANAATTILVHSMRLTAILDWWEAVRDFLILNSVEPGPILGTAQIITENSQENDSNALSAIPFELKINITDSELVIVEDTSIRDTNAVILKNTAVLSYRSAPQEGEKPLSCNLSHCELFSCVLGLEEETALSIIDPVGASLDLSVDKCLEIQLQPLCVRLSYHDVTMFSRMLSSLPKQTLVAKQRSSEALTPTERQVQKLTALGFTDADCRAALDLCNGQLDEAALWLTQHAVPNSDISTNNESVFHTFEIQISCARICIIDDCRDADVPLLEISLQDLNLRQERMGPGIVSTTFSIDYYNRVLSGWEPFIEPWCATVQWEQMLTNSFNAKRLQMSVNSQDSVDVNITSTLIELIELVKNNWMQDFYSTSSKEVNVTKASNGQGYRRRMPFIPFALRNETGCKLWFKTIIATADDTKNVGQNFKAQNDFQKDDTWLEVLPGDTVPFTFEGRGKLRHHATHTVRRHQITVLVDGWRPVDPVTVDRVGIYFRHASANITDIQIDTTLFQILTPKARIVFAVELEGSARKLVTVRSALQISNKLKHTVEIKMEKTLNQYGYQLLTSSTSDRILQVPAQSTISVPLTHTGVQMCLKPINLNNLFQYCTETIDWTIVKKPLEVIENRIACRANHNNIFRMSIAVMRDNYPLDMSQMLPAHTITVMAPLTLTNLLPHELLYEISTENGRILPGDSADLHTVNVEEQLEITVQLDGYSGSGTMLLPPNTNSFTARLRLTDSCGRILYLHAAVNIEKGSAIHINITAPYWIINKTGLPLVFRQEGVGIEAAGQFEENEKARMVAPLLFSFSDEEASRTMSVRVGTSVHPQGIPQWSQHFHLQPGIQVHRLRISLRDGRPDIVYLISVATRIARGKYRATTVVTLSPRYQLHNKSSSTLELAQKCFTTTISHPDAQSTYIKIMSNCHMAFHWPRLDKDLLLCVRNVDVKNCMWSGGIRLDDNYSLTINIRDSTGKMYFLRADVVLQESTYFIVFTDADTMPPPIRVDNFSEVPLVVNQVTVHDNLQWTVRPHSSVPYALDESIEAAALVLTAPGGVTATYDLNVLGEGRVLTYENFIYIAFTGTFKNDCDLGTGESGLDPLDIETQRLVLEAGPGGWVALRRKQYGARSQLWRMTGDGQLQHEGSSPPRDKHSRAPETVLVLDIAGTAPQPFTYCALALRKPDPRRRSTQTWRFTDDGRLCCAHKNMCVQSKDGFMGLHEGGSVARWQMWSEAVLGPQMHTNPPPIEQCVGRQKLRPGSGFLSVTVTTDGPTRVLQVLDIKERKKTFALLEERDWSHIAISHRPTQINSDAEKVNSKELELKVNLTAGLGLSIVSRRPVEELLFVRLAGISLELVQTPINTTLDLSMEDIQIDNQLFEAQCTSVLYVTRSTRVESEHRPAIHIVAEKLKSRNQNAEIYKHVVVSIKPLCIHLEEKLILKLVAFVGAGRSELEVPMDENDFKAQRFISEVSAAHAKRYYFGALKIVPSQIKLSVLTTTKLPRQLQIIKRQLGLTLIKFEDATIELEPFIKKHPFESTQFLVHSIIKHYKDELKWQAAVILGSVDFLGNPLGFVNDVTEGVSGLIYEGSVKTLVKNVTHGISNSAAKVTESLSDGLGRVIMDERHEEARQRIRANTAGSSDHLVAGLKGFGFGLLGGVTSIFKQTYDGATNEGFPGFFAGFGKGVVGTITKPVVGVLDLATETATAVRETSRSAHRTIPKRDRPPRVASGSAGLLPPYNRQQAEGQEFLYIINEHNYSELFVAYECLRSGTENLRVLVSNERVRVISGGTKGVVTEVSLADLLYCQPMHKLESNGVTLYYIELISRSDSTIAVNIDGPELLRRPKVRCDNEEVAKRVSQQINYAKGMHEERSLTLSSSDNMLDDVQYYK